Proteins encoded within one genomic window of Ranitomeya variabilis isolate aRanVar5 chromosome 4, aRanVar5.hap1, whole genome shotgun sequence:
- the LOC143764362 gene encoding uncharacterized protein LOC143764362 — translation MLAKVSVLVLAMSITGYQAKVPSDQISEYFWNYLSRLAGGTTEKVENVQQSDFSKQLNALIEENLKSVNNLDDEFVGQLVPLAKQIHEQLMKDSQTMREQVRQELEKLAVKLSPYTDEVQKQVNRNAEELQVKLAPHAKAFQAQLDESTQVLSEQLKSIWKNLGMTIKDNADHWQASVVPYSQELKSVIDCNMEQLEKQLKLISNHIKSNIDEQMEELYKSLIPYAEDVKDELHKQIENIDFQMKKNAEQMESKVLDFTGKLRDQLYPYANELRTKLNSNTSNAKQTMETYLTQMNQQMDHKIGEFRETITPFADALKKALIKRVKDMKKKLGEYTVSIQDQMDYLEKDVREKIQDFITQGDPEN, via the exons ATGTTGGCTAAAGTGTCAGTGCTTGTACTAGCCATGAGCATAACAG GATATCAAGCTAAGGTCCCCAGTGACCAGATAAGTGAATATTTCTGGAATTACCTCTCACGGCTTGCAGGTGGTACTACAGAAAAGGTGGAGAATGTTCAACAATCGGACTTCAGTAAACAGCTTAA TGCTCTCATTGAAGAAAACCTGAAGAGTGTAAACAATTTGGATGATGAATTTGTGGGTCAGCTGGTTCCTTTGGCCAAGCAAATCCATGAACAATTGATGAAAGACTCTCAAACAATGAGAGAACAGGTTAGACAAGAGTTGGAGAAGTTGGCGGTCAAGTTGTCTCCATATACGGATGAGGTGCAAAAACAGGTGAACAGGAATGCAGAGGAGCTTCAGGTCAAATTGGCTCCACATGCCAAGGCATTTCAAGCCCAATTGGATGAAAGCACCCAGGTTCTCAGTGAGCAGCTGAAATCTATATGGAAGAACCTAGGGATGACCATCAAAGACAATGCTGACCATTGGCAGGCATCAGTGGtcccatactcccaggaactgaaaAGTGTAATAGATTGCAACATGGAGCAGCTGGAGAAACAGCTCAAACTCATCAGCAATCACATAAAAAGTAATATTGATGAGCAAATGGAAGAGTTGTATAAAAGCCTGATACCCTACGCAGAAGATGTGAAGGATGAGCTTCACAAACAGATCGAGAACATAGACTTTCAGATGAAGAAAAATGCTGAGCAGATGGAGAGCAAAGTCTTGGACTTTACTGGGAAACTACGAGACCAACTTTACCCCTATGCCAATGAGCTAAGAACCAAGTTAAATAGTAATACATCAAATGCCAAACAGACGATGGAGACATATCTCACGCAGATGAACCAGCAGATGGACCACAAGATTGGAGAGTTTAGGGAGACGATAACGCCCTTTGCAGATGCCCTCAAGAAGGCTCTAATAAAGAGAGTGAAAGACATGAAGAAGAAACTTGGAGAATACACAGTGAGCATACAGGATCAGATGGACTACTTGGAGAAAGACGTTCGAGAAAAGATCCAAGACTTCATCACCCAAGGGGATCCAGAAAACTAA
- the LOC143764363 gene encoding uncharacterized protein LOC143764363 isoform X1: MLLKVLGLALVVCAITGSQAEISTDQISDAFWNYFTQLSSDTKDKVEQIQQSDISKQLNGLFDENLKSINLYAGELQQKLVPFVKQIHDQLTQDPEKLKEEIRQELEKLKDKLIPYTEEVQKQLTKNTEELRVKLAPYAEEIRAQLDKKTETLIEQLKTVTKDLETKIRENTDQVQSSLTPYSQDLKATIDDNVEQLRKQLIPITEKVKDDVDQQLQELHKNLKPYAEDVQEELRNQIKNMDFQMKKNVEQMESKMFEFTGQLKEQLYPYANELRTKLDGDMTNVKQTLEPYLTEMNQKMDQKIVEFKDTMTPYADALTKDLVQRVEDMKKKLGEYTVSVQDQVEYLQRDVRDKIQDFINKGVSTKN; encoded by the exons GATCTCAAGCTGAGATCAGCACTGACCAGATAAGCGATGCTTTCTGGAATTACTTCACCCAGCTGTCCAGCGACACCAAAGACAAAGTGGAGCAGATACAGCAATCTGACATCAGCAAACAGCTAAA TGGTTTATTTGACGAAAACCTGAAGAGCATTAATCTTTATGCAGGAGAACTGCAGCAAAAGCTTGTTCCATTTGTCAAGCAGATACATGACCAACTAACTCAAGACCCTGAAAAACTGAAGGAAGAAATTAGACAGGAGCTGGAGAAATTGAAGGACAAGCTGATTCCTTATACCGAAGAGGTGCAGAAGCAGCTGACTAAGAATACTGAGGAGCTTCGGGTAAAACTTGCACCGTACGCGGAAGAGATTAGAGCCCAGCTGGACAAAAAAACTGAGACCCTCATTGAGCAGCTGAAGACTGTAACAAAGGACCTGGAAACCAAGATCAGAGAAAACACAGACCAGGTGCAGTCATCATTGACCCCATATTCCCAAGATCTCAAGGCTACCATAGACGACAACGTAGAACAGCTCAGAAAGCAACTAATTCCCATCACTGAGAAAGTCAAAGATGATGTTGATCAACAACTCCAAGAGCTACATAAAAACCTAAAACCCTACGCAGAGGATGTACAGGAAGAACTGCGCAACCAGATCAAGAATATGGACTTTCAGATGAAGAAGAACGTCGAGCAGATGGAAAGCAAAATGTTTGAGTTCACTGGGCAGCTGAAAGAGCAACTCTACCCCTATGCCAATGAGCTGAGAACCAAGCTGGATGGAGATATGACAAACGTCAAGCAGACATTGGAGCCCTACCTTACCGAGATGAACCAGAAGATGGACCAGAAGATCGTAGAGTTCAAAGACACAATGACCCCATACGCAGATGCCCTCACCAAGGATCTGGTACAGAGAGTCGAAGACATGAAGAAGAAGTTGGGAGAATATACTGTAAGCGTTCAGGATCAAGTGGAGTATCTGCAGAGAGATGTCCGAGACAAGATCCAAGATTTCATCAATAAGGGCGTCTCCACCAAAAATTGA
- the LOC143764363 gene encoding uncharacterized protein LOC143764363 isoform X2 produces MLLKVLGLALVVCAITAEISTDQISDAFWNYFTQLSSDTKDKVEQIQQSDISKQLNGLFDENLKSINLYAGELQQKLVPFVKQIHDQLTQDPEKLKEEIRQELEKLKDKLIPYTEEVQKQLTKNTEELRVKLAPYAEEIRAQLDKKTETLIEQLKTVTKDLETKIRENTDQVQSSLTPYSQDLKATIDDNVEQLRKQLIPITEKVKDDVDQQLQELHKNLKPYAEDVQEELRNQIKNMDFQMKKNVEQMESKMFEFTGQLKEQLYPYANELRTKLDGDMTNVKQTLEPYLTEMNQKMDQKIVEFKDTMTPYADALTKDLVQRVEDMKKKLGEYTVSVQDQVEYLQRDVRDKIQDFINKGVSTKN; encoded by the exons CTGAGATCAGCACTGACCAGATAAGCGATGCTTTCTGGAATTACTTCACCCAGCTGTCCAGCGACACCAAAGACAAAGTGGAGCAGATACAGCAATCTGACATCAGCAAACAGCTAAA TGGTTTATTTGACGAAAACCTGAAGAGCATTAATCTTTATGCAGGAGAACTGCAGCAAAAGCTTGTTCCATTTGTCAAGCAGATACATGACCAACTAACTCAAGACCCTGAAAAACTGAAGGAAGAAATTAGACAGGAGCTGGAGAAATTGAAGGACAAGCTGATTCCTTATACCGAAGAGGTGCAGAAGCAGCTGACTAAGAATACTGAGGAGCTTCGGGTAAAACTTGCACCGTACGCGGAAGAGATTAGAGCCCAGCTGGACAAAAAAACTGAGACCCTCATTGAGCAGCTGAAGACTGTAACAAAGGACCTGGAAACCAAGATCAGAGAAAACACAGACCAGGTGCAGTCATCATTGACCCCATATTCCCAAGATCTCAAGGCTACCATAGACGACAACGTAGAACAGCTCAGAAAGCAACTAATTCCCATCACTGAGAAAGTCAAAGATGATGTTGATCAACAACTCCAAGAGCTACATAAAAACCTAAAACCCTACGCAGAGGATGTACAGGAAGAACTGCGCAACCAGATCAAGAATATGGACTTTCAGATGAAGAAGAACGTCGAGCAGATGGAAAGCAAAATGTTTGAGTTCACTGGGCAGCTGAAAGAGCAACTCTACCCCTATGCCAATGAGCTGAGAACCAAGCTGGATGGAGATATGACAAACGTCAAGCAGACATTGGAGCCCTACCTTACCGAGATGAACCAGAAGATGGACCAGAAGATCGTAGAGTTCAAAGACACAATGACCCCATACGCAGATGCCCTCACCAAGGATCTGGTACAGAGAGTCGAAGACATGAAGAAGAAGTTGGGAGAATATACTGTAAGCGTTCAGGATCAAGTGGAGTATCTGCAGAGAGATGTCCGAGACAAGATCCAAGATTTCATCAATAAGGGCGTCTCCACCAAAAATTGA